From the genome of Nitrospiria bacterium, one region includes:
- a CDS encoding cation diffusion facilitator family transporter, which yields MNPSAKANNELRQRLYIALVLNALIVGGEFIGGAWIHSVGLMSDAMHNLIDQGSLFLTLWAHLLAARPSTSQSTFGYHRAGIVTALVNAMFLILAAAGLMVIAVWRLLNPVMIPGGWVIVIALLSFAANIGIALLLQKAAKDDLNIRGAFWHMFGDAWVCLGVAVSGLIILLTHWKLVDPLISFVVVAAVLKGVWPLLKESLGVLMESAPRGLDTTTVQAAIKRIPGVKNVHDLHLWAVKPGLNMLTCHVMVENSNLSQEVLTTVRRNISQNTEIKHITIQLETKCCHPEVIHCDLEQLVSAHGPSKTFV from the coding sequence TTCATCGGAGGTGCTTGGATCCATAGCGTAGGCCTCATGAGCGACGCCATGCATAACCTGATTGACCAGGGTTCGCTGTTCTTGACACTCTGGGCTCATTTGTTGGCTGCACGCCCTTCGACATCCCAATCCACATTCGGTTACCACCGCGCCGGTATTGTGACCGCGTTGGTTAATGCAATGTTTCTGATCCTGGCAGCGGCGGGTCTGATGGTCATAGCGGTGTGGCGGCTGCTCAATCCTGTCATGATCCCCGGGGGTTGGGTCATCGTGATCGCACTTCTCAGCTTTGCAGCGAACATTGGAATCGCGCTGCTTCTGCAAAAAGCAGCGAAAGACGACTTAAACATCCGCGGCGCATTTTGGCACATGTTTGGCGATGCATGGGTCTGTCTTGGAGTAGCCGTGAGCGGTTTGATTATCCTACTCACCCATTGGAAACTTGTTGATCCTCTGATCAGCTTTGTGGTGGTTGCAGCGGTTCTCAAAGGCGTGTGGCCACTCCTCAAAGAATCACTCGGGGTACTCATGGAATCAGCGCCACGCGGTCTGGACACCACAACCGTTCAGGCGGCCATCAAGAGAATCCCGGGAGTGAAGAATGTCCATGACCTTCATCTCTGGGCCGTGAAACCTGGCCTCAACATGTTGACCTGTCATGTCATGGTGGAAAATAGTAATTTGTCTCAGGAGGTATTGACGACCGTGAGGCGGAATATCTCACAAAATACAGAAATCAAGCATATCACGATTCAGCTTGAAACCAAATGTTGCCATCCCGAAGTAATTCACTGCGATCTAGAACAGTTAGTCAGCGCGCACGGGCCGTCTAAAACTTTCGTTTGA